The Candidatus Rokuibacteriota bacterium genome has a segment encoding these proteins:
- a CDS encoding rhomboid family intramembrane serine protease codes for MTVVLLIIVVNVVVSLFGFRALSAGDQKAQAFVFVPYQVARGENGLGMLLAHFAHLSYLHLGFNMFALYSFSATVLNGVGSARYLAIYAAAGLGSDLVVFALRKDDPTYRCLGASGSVFGIMMAAVVLDPTTSIAFVFVPIPIPGPVFMLGYGIISIFLITKNKRGGVSHEGHLGGAIIGFAVAILLAPRGLQPLHRWLAHWF; via the coding sequence ATGACCGTCGTGCTCCTGATCATCGTCGTGAACGTGGTGGTAAGCCTCTTCGGGTTTCGGGCCTTGAGCGCCGGCGATCAGAAAGCCCAGGCGTTCGTGTTCGTGCCGTATCAGGTTGCCCGTGGCGAGAACGGCCTCGGCATGCTCCTCGCGCACTTCGCGCACCTGAGCTACTTGCACCTCGGGTTCAACATGTTCGCGCTTTACTCGTTCTCGGCCACGGTCCTCAATGGTGTGGGGTCCGCGCGATACCTGGCGATCTACGCGGCCGCCGGGCTCGGGTCCGATCTCGTGGTCTTTGCCCTCCGCAAGGACGATCCCACGTATCGCTGTCTTGGGGCTAGCGGGAGCGTGTTTGGCATCATGATGGCGGCGGTCGTGCTCGATCCGACCACCTCGATTGCGTTCGTCTTCGTGCCGATCCCGATTCCCGGCCCCGTGTTCATGCTGGGCTATGGGATTATCTCAATCTTCCTCATCACGAAAAATAAGCGGGGGGGCGTCAGTCACGAAGGCCACCTGGGAGGCGCGATCATCGGCTTCGCCGTGGCCATCCTCCTTGCGCCCCGCGGGCTCCAGCCGCTGCACCGCTGGCTCGCGCACTGGTTTTGA
- a CDS encoding DUF2167 domain-containing protein, with protein sequence MIRHDLALRVLACAAFGSVLLMALPASPQQPRSQEDVEREYRELAWQRGPTEGRIGSTATIKVPDGQAFLDGPNTRRFLELNRNPGRDNHYTLVSERSGWFAVFSFADSGYVKDDEKLDANALLKSLQDSDGPSNEERKRLGLPALHTEGWHVPPHYDAASRRLEWGVRLRGERGSVVNYTIRILGRRGVMNATLVSEPQDLDRDIAVFKTSLGGFDFVSGDRYAEFKAGDRVAEYGLAALVLGGAAVVATKTGFIKAFWKLLVIGVIAFGGAATAFFRRLFRRS encoded by the coding sequence ATGATCCGTCACGATCTGGCTCTTCGTGTTCTCGCGTGCGCCGCCTTCGGCAGCGTCCTCCTTATGGCGCTGCCGGCCTCACCGCAGCAACCCCGAAGCCAGGAGGACGTCGAGCGGGAGTACCGGGAGCTGGCCTGGCAGCGCGGTCCGACGGAGGGACGGATTGGCAGCACCGCGACCATCAAGGTTCCTGACGGTCAAGCCTTTCTCGATGGACCGAACACCCGCCGCTTCCTCGAGCTCAACCGGAACCCTGGGCGCGACAACCACTACACGCTGGTGTCCGAACGCTCCGGCTGGTTCGCCGTCTTCTCCTTTGCCGACAGTGGCTACGTCAAGGATGACGAGAAGCTGGATGCGAACGCGCTGCTTAAATCACTCCAGGACAGTGATGGGCCCAGCAACGAAGAGCGCAAGCGCCTGGGCCTCCCCGCGCTCCATACGGAAGGCTGGCACGTTCCGCCTCACTATGACGCGGCGTCCCGGCGCCTGGAGTGGGGGGTGCGGCTTCGCGGGGAGCGCGGATCCGTTGTGAACTACACGATCCGGATCCTCGGCCGACGAGGGGTCATGAATGCAACGCTCGTCTCCGAGCCGCAGGATCTCGACCGGGACATCGCCGTTTTCAAGACCTCCCTCGGTGGGTTCGACTTCGTCTCCGGCGACCGCTACGCCGAGTTCAAGGCGGGGGATCGCGTCGCTGAGTACGGGCTGGCCGCGCTGGTGCTGGGCGGCGCGGCGGTCGTGGCCACGAAGACCGGGTTCATCAAGGCGTTCTGGAAGCTTCTCGTCATCGGTGTGATCGCCTTCGGGGGCGCGGCGACGGCCTTCTTCCGGAGGTTGTTCCGGCGGAGCTAG